Proteins from a single region of Egicoccus sp. AB-alg2:
- a CDS encoding ABC transporter ATP-binding protein, translating to MSLAPLLIASGLGRTYRRGAEEVVALADVSFRLEPGELVVLTGPSGSGKTTLLNILAGWETPDTGQLAWGERGTTVTAPGWDLLAIAPQRLGLLPELTIGENVELPLRLAGGEDRAVRAQRLETALEAFGIAHLAHRMPSEVSLGEQQRTALARALVGVPRLLLADEPTGHQDAAWASGVMDGLRKAAAAGSAVLVATHDEEIIAQAPRRLRLRDGRLIA from the coding sequence ATGAGCCTCGCCCCGCTGTTGATCGCGTCCGGTCTTGGCCGGACCTACCGTCGCGGTGCCGAGGAGGTGGTCGCGCTGGCCGACGTGTCCTTCCGGCTCGAGCCGGGGGAACTCGTCGTCCTGACCGGCCCGTCGGGGTCCGGCAAGACGACGCTGCTGAACATCCTCGCCGGCTGGGAGACACCCGACACGGGCCAGCTGGCGTGGGGTGAACGCGGCACGACGGTGACGGCGCCGGGCTGGGACCTGCTGGCCATCGCCCCGCAGCGGCTCGGGCTGCTGCCGGAATTGACGATCGGCGAGAACGTCGAGTTGCCGCTGCGCCTGGCCGGTGGCGAGGACCGCGCCGTCCGCGCCCAGCGACTGGAGACCGCGCTGGAGGCGTTCGGGATCGCCCACCTCGCCCACCGCATGCCGTCCGAGGTGTCGCTGGGCGAGCAGCAGCGCACGGCCCTGGCCCGGGCGCTGGTCGGTGTGCCACGACTGCTGTTGGCCGACGAGCCGACCGGGCACCAGGACGCCGCCTGGGCCTCCGGCGTCATGGACGGGCTGCGCAAGGCGGCCGCCGCCGGGAGTGCCGTGCTCGTCGCCACCCACGACGAGGAGATCATCGCGCAGGCCCCGCGTCGGTTGCGGCTACGCGACGGGCGCCTGATCGCCTGA